In Bacteriovorax sp. Seq25_V, the genomic window AATCGATCTTCAGCTTTAGTTAATGTTCTTGTTTCTTATTGGTTCAAACTAAAAGACAATCTTACAACAATTTCATGGCTTTTAATTATTTGTCTAATTAAACCAATGGAGAATTTTGTAGACGTTCTTTTTATTGTTGAAATTATCGAGATTATTCTTGTTTCTAAACTTATTAAGGCAGTAGTTGAAATATTTCTTGGAAATATTTCAAGAATTGACTCCCGTAATTTTATTCAGTTTAAAGAAAAATCACATAAGACAACTCAAGGCATTGTGAAAATATTTCTTTTTTACTTTATCTCAATGATCCTTGTGGAAGGGACTCTTGGCCGAGTTTATGTTTACAGTTTAATTAATATCATTGCTCTTGTATCCGCGCTGTATTTACTTGTTGTTGAATCGACAGTTTGGGAAGAGGATTTTCTAAGTTACTTGGAGAAAAATTTCTCAGGTATGATTGTTGATTATGTAGAGAAGTTTTCGGCGATTATTCCGAAAAAAATCCGAGCTGTTTATTTCCTGTTTTTTCTTATTCTTCTTGGTGTTTTTAACTTGTTCATCAAGCTAACAGAAAATTTTGAAGTTTCAAAAAAAATATCTGCTAATCTTTTCAAAAAACAAATTGAGAATATCGAGATAGAGGAAGATCTCGCCGAGATCCCTAACTCTTATAGAGATCTCTTTAGCTTGAATTCGAGTGATTCAACTGCTGATTATGTTATGTCGACATCTGGCATTGAGGACCAAATTATCAAACAGGTCCAGGAGTGGGTTGAAGATCATCGTGATGAACATTCGGCAATCCTTTTTGGAGATAAGGGAGTAGGAAAGACAACTCTTATTCACTATATTGAAAATACTTTAAAAGCAGATGCAGGTGAAATTGAAACTATTTATCTTAAGGTACCTTCTAAAACTACGTCAGTTGAGGGAATTAAAGAGTTTTTAAGGCCTCACTGTGATACTAAAGGCGATGAAAATAATATTGGAGAAGAGATTGATCAGCAAAAAACCAAAAAAGTTATTTTCCTTGACGAGGCCCAGAACGTTTTCTTATCATGCTCTGGCGGCTTCGATTCATATTACTACTTAGTCGATCTTGTTAACTCTTCAAATGATATTTTCTGGATTCTATCATTTAATAAATATAGTTGGATTTATCTTGATAGGGCCTTTGGTCGTAATCAGTTTTTTAGAAATATCTATGAACTTAAAGGCTGGAGTGACTCAAAGATAAAAGAACTTATTATGAAGCGCCATCAAAGTTCGAAATTTAGATTGAGTTATGACTCGTTAATTAGTGCGACACGTTCGGAAGATGAAGTGGATAAGTATGCCTCAATTGAGTCAAAATTTTTTAAGCTTCTATGGGAAGTTTCAAGTGGGAATCCTCGTGCTTCTCTTCATCTTTGGCTTTCGTCTTTATCTCTAAAAAAGGGAAGACTTCTTAATGTTAATATTCCAAAAATTATTGAAACAAAGGGAATCGAAAAGAGTAGTGATGAGTTGCTCTTTGTGCTATCTCATATTTTAAAACATGAGAATTTAAATATTCCAGAGTTACAAAACACGACAAATATCCCGATTGGTCTTGTGAGAAATGCAGTGAAAGTTTGCCTCGAAAGGAATTACCTATTTAGAGATAAAAATGGGCGCTTTATGATTGATATCACAACCCAGTACAATTTGATCAAGTACTTAAGATCAAGGAACTTTATCTATGGAAACTAATACGACCACACTTATTCTCGACTTCTTTAAGCTAGATCGAATTTTCATCTTTGTTTGTGCTGTCGTTGTTATTGTTTTCTTTGTGAAATTTGTTAATTTATGGGCAGAGAAACTGCAAAGGAAATTCACTGGGAAGCGTCTCTTTATTCTTCAGATAACGACTATTTTTTCGTTCGTTGCCTATCTCTTTGGGGTAATGGGAGTTTTCTATATTGTTTTTAAACCAACGAAAGAAGTCATGGTGACTGTTGGTGGTTCTGCTGCTGTTGCTATCGGTTTTGCCTTAAAGGACCTCGTTGGGTCGATTATTGCTGGCTTTATTCTTCTCTTTGATAGACCGTTTCAAGTCGGGGATCGGGTAAGTTTTGCAGACTTTTATGGTGAGATAAAGAGCATCGGACTACGCTCAGTTAGACTACAAACTTTGGATGATAATCTCGTGACGATACCAAATTCAAAATTCCTCTCAGATGTTGTATCCAGTGGAAATAGTGGTGCCTTGGATATGATGATTGTGTGTAGCTTCTATATTTCAATCTTTGAAGATATTCAGAAGGTAAAAAATCTTCTTCACGAGATCGTCATTACAAGTAGATTTGTTTATCTCGAGAAGCCAGTGGCCATTACTTTTGAAGAAGTTGCAATTTCTAATACATTTGCCATAAAGATAAATGTAAAAGCTTACGTAATTG contains:
- a CDS encoding mechanosensitive ion channel family protein, with protein sequence METNTTTLILDFFKLDRIFIFVCAVVVIVFFVKFVNLWAEKLQRKFTGKRLFILQITTIFSFVAYLFGVMGVFYIVFKPTKEVMVTVGGSAAVAIGFALKDLVGSIIAGFILLFDRPFQVGDRVSFADFYGEIKSIGLRSVRLQTLDDNLVTIPNSKFLSDVVSSGNSGALDMMIVCSFYISIFEDIQKVKNLLHEIVITSRFVYLEKPVAITFEEVAISNTFAIKINVKAYVIDVKFEKAFLSDITSRGNDILIKNEIKRPV
- a CDS encoding ATP-binding protein, whose translation is MLKIVFLLFLGLNAFGKCEKKETLKNYNESLSVLNEREADLKSILAGNTTNISSSLSNVFGESVDESSMDTLLKKLEDQRITKSIVPVELSGLYSCLLELNLDKEERILYHSFERILDLKFLLLTKNKELGNAIKEGIITQESLPELKHQLIEENLESLKLKKEIETTVAKAEKNVLAEKSRDVKELLGLKGNLAKLKIEIINKSIEYNNNLEGNIKRFEQTSKQLSVISSSFSTMTLESKEKAFEEVDVIWSDIIRNNFLKIISAENDFDIPSVVALPAKVLENRNSDVVSEIITLHEQLKEYRLKITKDVSEKKSNELKIQNSLLIQVNAIRSKIYSELSAGYVLSKFVTPAFWSSLRKEFVASPYRVVSFFFEKYLYVREKVNLGSPGIKILVTDIMTIAFLIGVLFFINFCFLQVFKFLNDIVTKLARANRSSALVNVLVSYWFKLKDNLTTISWLLIICLIKPMENFVDVLFIVEIIEIILVSKLIKAVVEIFLGNISRIDSRNFIQFKEKSHKTTQGIVKIFLFYFISMILVEGTLGRVYVYSLINIIALVSALYLLVVESTVWEEDFLSYLEKNFSGMIVDYVEKFSAIIPKKIRAVYFLFFLILLGVFNLFIKLTENFEVSKKISANLFKKQIENIEIEEDLAEIPNSYRDLFSLNSSDSTADYVMSTSGIEDQIIKQVQEWVEDHRDEHSAILFGDKGVGKTTLIHYIENTLKADAGEIETIYLKVPSKTTSVEGIKEFLRPHCDTKGDENNIGEEIDQQKTKKVIFLDEAQNVFLSCSGGFDSYYYLVDLVNSSNDIFWILSFNKYSWIYLDRAFGRNQFFRNIYELKGWSDSKIKELIMKRHQSSKFRLSYDSLISATRSEDEVDKYASIESKFFKLLWEVSSGNPRASLHLWLSSLSLKKGRLLNVNIPKIIETKGIEKSSDELLFVLSHILKHENLNIPELQNTTNIPIGLVRNAVKVCLERNYLFRDKNGRFMIDITTQYNLIKYLRSRNFIYGN